In Bubalus bubalis isolate 160015118507 breed Murrah chromosome 3, NDDB_SH_1, whole genome shotgun sequence, a genomic segment contains:
- the LOC112583503 gene encoding olfactory receptor 13D1-like: MERTNWTDIEFILQGLSEYPRAEKLLFAMCLLMYLVILLGNSTLIILTLLDSHLHTPMYFFLCNLSFLDIWYTSSFIPSVLIHFLSEKKTISFTRCVVQMSVSYTMGSTECVLLAVMAYDRSVAICSPLRYPSIMSKALCIQMAALSWGLGFLNSLTETILAVQLPFCGKNVINHFVCEILAFVKLACTDISLNEITIMLGNVLFLFVPLLLICISYIFILSTVLRINSAEGRKKAFSTCSAHIMVVTVFYGTILFMYMKPKSKDAAFDKLIALSYGVITPMLNPIIYSLRNTEVHGAMRKLTARLVLEERRRNLHL; this comes from the coding sequence ATGGAAAGGACCAATTGGACAGACATTGAGTTCATTCTACAGGGACTTTCTGAGTATCCAAGAGCAGAAAAACTCCTTTTTGCGATGTGTTTGTTGATGTACCTGGTGATTCTCCTGGGGAACAGCACTTTGATCATCCTCACTCTCCTGGATTCCCACCTTCACACCcctatgtacttcttcctctgtaATCTTTCCTTCCTTGACATTTGGTACACATCCTCCTTTATCCCCTCAGTGCTGATACACTTTCTATCCGAGAAAAAAACTATCTCCTTCACTAGGTGTGTTGTTCAGATGTCTGTCTCTTACACTATGGGGTCGACAGAGTGTGTGCTTCTAGCAGTGATGGCATATGACCGTTCCGTAGCCATCTGCAGCCCTCTGAGATACCCCAGCATCATGAGCAAGGCGCTTTGTATTCAGATGGCAGCTCTCTCCTGGGGACTGGGCTTTCTCAACTCATTGACAGAAACAATTCTTGCAGTGCAGTTGCCCTTCTGTGGAAAAAATGTCATCAATCATTTTGTTTGTGAAATATTGGCTTTTGTCAAGCTAGCTTGCACAGATATATCCTTGAATGAGATTACTATCATGTTGGGCAAtgtactatttttatttgttccatTACTGTTGATTTGTATCTCCTACATTTTCATCCTTTCCACTGTCCTAAGAATCAATTCAGCcgaaggaagaaaaaaggcttTTTCCACCTGCTCAGCCCACATAATGGTGGTGACTGTGTTTTATGGGACAATCCTCTTCATGTATATGAAGCCAAAGTCCAAAGACGCTGCTTTTGATAAATTGATTGCCCTGTCCTATGGAGTCATCACACCGATGCTCAATCCTATCATCTATAGCCTGAGGAATACAGAAGTGCATGGCGCTATGAGAAAATTGACAGCTAGACTGGTTCtggaggaaagaaggagaaatttGCATCTTTGA